One part of the Arvicanthis niloticus isolate mArvNil1 chromosome 15, mArvNil1.pat.X, whole genome shotgun sequence genome encodes these proteins:
- the LOC143434468 gene encoding uncharacterized protein LOC143434468 has translation MDTFKAYETQQQLKKETHFYSKLQKRIMLEKDLLHEHLDTLNQAVYIDFRVIQKYLVGFNLNDEEEQEKTSNLQTQHHQVSETARGLKLATSQKEHPLQDELPPSQENEIPTEQEEIEILTEQNEILTEQEEIEILTEQENEILSEQEERLAMTQFLCSQIASEKEKINCLRAEISEIQSRQQHGHSETEEYSSDSESDSKDEEELQVILEDLQRQNEELVIKNDHLNQAVHEERKAMIEL, from the exons ATGGACACCTTCAAGGCCTATGAAACCCAACAGCAGCTCAAGAAAGAGACTCACTTCTATAG CAAGCTGCAGAAGAGGATAATGCTTGAGAAGGATCTTCTACATGAGCATTTGGACACACTGAACCAGGCAGTGTACATTGACTTTCGTGTAATCCAAAAATATTTGGTTGGCTTTAACCTAAATGAtgaagaggaacaggagaagacCAGCAACCTCCAGACCCAACACCATCAG gtctcAGAAACTGCAAGAGGGCTGAAATTGGCCACATCCCAGAAAGAGCACCCCCTACAGGATGAGTTGCCACCTTCTCAAGAGAATGAGATCCCGACTGAGCAGGAAGAGAttgagatcctgactgagcagaatgagatcctgactgagcaggaggagattgagatcctgactgagcaggagaatgagatcctgagTGAGCAGGAGGAGCGCCTGGCCATGACGCAGTTTCTATGTAGTCAGATTGCCTcggagaaagaaaagatcaacTGCCTCCGAGCTGAGATTTCAGAGATCCAGAGCCGCCAGCAGCATGGACACAGTGAGACGGAGGAATACTCCTCTGACAGCGAGAGCGACagcaaggatgaggaggagctaCAGGTCATTCTGGAAGACCTACAGAGGCAGAATGAAGAGTTAGTAATCAAGAACGATCACTTGAACCAAGCAGTTCACGAGGAACGGAAGGCCATGATTGAGCTTTGA